From one Rhodovulum sp. ES.010 genomic stretch:
- a CDS encoding EamA family transporter → MTDWITSIEGIEAGHRLALILALSAAFLHAVFGALQKGRHDPWLSRGAIDFSYGIMAAPVALFVVPWPEPHMWPIFGWVFLIHLGYKIAQGYTYSMGAYTVVYPVVRGTGPLFTVIGAWFLFGEVFTLTQWLGIAVLLSGIFGLAAYNLVHWQLDRDTLKPALALAVLTGGFVALYTTYDAYGIRATANPFTFLAWFFFIDGLTTMPWIALMRWARMPVRPAVGPLMARGFVGGLVAYMSFGAVMMATRLDKVGEAAVLRETSTVFAALIGWLVLGETVGPRRMALMALIAAGAVIVEFGG, encoded by the coding sequence GTGACGGACTGGATCACCTCCATCGAGGGCATCGAGGCAGGCCACCGGCTGGCGCTGATCCTGGCGTTGTCGGCGGCGTTCCTGCACGCGGTCTTCGGCGCGCTGCAGAAGGGCCGGCACGATCCCTGGCTGTCGCGCGGGGCCATCGACTTCTCCTACGGCATCATGGCCGCGCCGGTCGCGCTCTTCGTGGTGCCCTGGCCCGAGCCGCATATGTGGCCGATCTTCGGCTGGGTGTTCCTGATCCACCTCGGCTACAAGATCGCGCAGGGCTACACCTATTCGATGGGCGCCTATACCGTGGTCTACCCGGTGGTCCGCGGCACCGGGCCGCTTTTTACCGTGATCGGGGCGTGGTTCCTGTTCGGTGAGGTCTTCACGCTCACCCAGTGGCTTGGCATCGCCGTGCTGCTGTCGGGCATATTCGGCCTGGCGGCCTACAACCTCGTGCACTGGCAACTGGACCGCGACACGCTGAAACCTGCTCTGGCGCTTGCGGTGCTGACGGGCGGGTTTGTCGCGCTTTACACCACTTACGACGCCTACGGCATTCGGGCGACGGCCAATCCGTTCACCTTTCTGGCCTGGTTCTTCTTCATCGACGGCTTGACCACGATGCCCTGGATCGCGCTGATGCGCTGGGCGCGGATGCCGGTGCGCCCAGCGGTCGGCCCGCTGATGGCCAGGGGTTTCGTCGGCGGCTTGGTCGCCTACATGAGTTTCGGTGCAGTGATGATGGCCACGCGGCTGGACAAGGTGGGCGAAGCGGCGGTGCTGCGCGAGACCTCGACCGTTTTCGCGGCGCTGATCGGCTGGTTGGTGCTGGGTGAGACGGTGGGGCCGCGGCGCATGGCGCTGATGGCGCTGATCGCCGCGGGAGCCGTGATCGTGGAATTCGGAGGCTGA
- a CDS encoding MgtC/SapB family protein has protein sequence MLETLLSEFDDPFGDLPAAIAVLRLTAATVLGGLIGLEREVRDKPAGLRTHMLIALAACLFTLIAFQLMEGLDHETPALRVDPLRLIEAVTAGVAFLAAGAIIVNRGSVRGLTTGAGMWLAGAIGLACGAGNLPLAALATAVALVVLGLLRFLE, from the coding sequence ATGCTCGAGACTCTGCTTTCGGAATTCGACGACCCGTTCGGCGATCTGCCCGCCGCCATCGCGGTTCTGCGGCTGACGGCGGCGACGGTGCTGGGCGGCCTCATCGGGCTGGAGCGCGAGGTGCGTGACAAGCCCGCCGGCCTGCGCACCCACATGCTGATCGCCCTGGCCGCCTGCCTCTTCACCCTGATCGCCTTTCAGTTGATGGAGGGGCTCGACCATGAAACGCCGGCCCTGCGCGTGGACCCGCTGCGCCTGATCGAGGCGGTGACCGCGGGCGTCGCCTTCTTGGCCGCGGGCGCGATCATCGTCAACCGGGGCTCTGTCAGGGGGCTCACGACGGGGGCGGGCATGTGGCTGGCCGGCGCCATAGGGCTGGCCTGCGGGGCCGGAAATCTGCCGCTCGCCGCGCTGGCGACGGCCGTGGCGCTGGTGGTGCTGGGTCTGTTGCGGTTTCTGGAATAA
- the ftsY gene encoding signal recognition particle-docking protein FtsY — MRPAGPVREPARIDAKPLAQEPEPESEPEPEPEPRPVPEPEPEPEPIPRPEPTPTPERDPEPAPEPVNVPPGPSEVPPDRPPETPEPPVETPPSAPAEMPPPSAPPEMPYDRGASPLQALEQGGVEDAEDEQPRRGFFGRVLGRTVARKSVIRRELDDDMLESLEELLITADMGVETAIRVTANMAEGRFGKRLSVDEIKELLAHEITEIMEPAARPMPLYPKKPQVVLVVGVNGSGKTTTIGKLASQFNDAGKSVIIAAGDTFRAAAVEQLQVWGDRAGVPVMTAAQGADPASLAYDAMARAEAESADLLMIDTAGRLQNRQDLMAELEKIVRVIRKRDETAPHNTLLVLDATTGQNALSQVEIFQKLADVSGLVMTKLDGTAKGGVLVALADKFGLPIHAIGVGEQIDDLAPFEPRDFANALAGIDA; from the coding sequence TTGCGCCCAGCTGGGCCGGTGAGGGAACCGGCCCGGATCGACGCGAAGCCGCTGGCGCAGGAACCGGAACCTGAGTCCGAGCCGGAACCCGAACCGGAACCTCGACCGGTACCGGAGCCAGAGCCGGAGCCGGAACCGATCCCCCGGCCAGAGCCGACGCCGACGCCCGAGCGGGACCCCGAGCCGGCGCCGGAGCCGGTGAACGTGCCGCCGGGCCCGTCGGAGGTGCCGCCGGACCGTCCGCCGGAAACGCCCGAGCCCCCGGTCGAAACGCCGCCATCCGCGCCGGCCGAGATGCCGCCCCCCTCGGCGCCGCCGGAGATGCCCTATGACCGCGGGGCGTCGCCGCTCCAGGCTCTGGAGCAAGGCGGAGTCGAGGACGCCGAGGACGAGCAGCCGCGTCGGGGGTTCTTCGGACGGGTGCTCGGCCGCACGGTCGCGCGAAAGAGCGTGATCCGGCGCGAACTTGACGACGACATGCTGGAAAGCCTCGAAGAACTGCTGATCACTGCGGACATGGGGGTCGAGACGGCGATACGGGTCACGGCCAACATGGCCGAGGGTCGCTTCGGCAAGCGTCTGTCGGTCGACGAGATCAAGGAACTGCTGGCCCACGAGATCACCGAGATCATGGAGCCGGCCGCCCGCCCGATGCCGCTTTACCCGAAGAAGCCGCAGGTTGTGTTGGTGGTGGGCGTGAACGGGTCCGGCAAGACCACCACCATCGGCAAGCTCGCCAGCCAGTTTAACGATGCCGGCAAGTCGGTGATCATCGCCGCGGGGGACACGTTCCGCGCGGCCGCCGTCGAGCAACTGCAGGTCTGGGGCGATCGTGCGGGCGTGCCGGTGATGACCGCGGCACAGGGCGCCGACCCGGCAAGCTTGGCCTATGACGCGATGGCGCGGGCCGAGGCCGAGAGCGCGGACCTTCTGATGATCGACACCGCGGGGCGGTTGCAGAATCGGCAGGACCTGATGGCCGAACTGGAAAAGATCGTCAGGGTGATCCGCAAGCGCGACGAGACCGCGCCGCACAATACGCTGCTGGTGCTGGATGCGACCACGGGGCAGAACGCACTTTCCCAAGTCGAGATTTTCCAGAAGCTTGCGGATGTGTCGGGGCTGGTGATGACCAAGCTCGACGGCACCGCCAAGGGGGGCGTGCTGGTGGCGCTGGCCGACAAGTTCGGCCTGCCGATTCATGCCATCGGTGTTGGAGAACAGATCGACGACCTCGCCCCGTTCGAGCCGCGCGATTTCGCCAACGCGCTGGCGGGGATCGATGCGTGA